In Morganella morganii, the following are encoded in one genomic region:
- the sixA gene encoding phosphohistidine phosphatase SixA: MQVLIMRHGDAALQAASDSVRPLTAKGITDSRCMAKWLAGQHVQIDTVLVSPYLRAEQTLTEIHDALSLPAQEEVMPGLTPSGNADSTADYIRFLAEEGHKGVLVVSHLPLVGYLVAALCPQETAPMFATSSVACIELDDDGRGTLLWHRGPGQID; the protein is encoded by the coding sequence ATGCAAGTTCTTATTATGCGACATGGCGATGCTGCTTTGCAGGCCGCCAGTGATTCAGTCCGGCCCCTTACCGCAAAAGGGATAACAGATTCCCGCTGCATGGCAAAATGGCTCGCCGGGCAGCACGTTCAGATTGATACCGTTCTGGTCAGCCCGTATCTGCGTGCAGAGCAGACACTGACCGAAATCCATGATGCGCTGAGTTTACCGGCTCAGGAAGAGGTGATGCCGGGACTGACGCCCTCCGGGAATGCGGATAGCACGGCGGATTATATCCGTTTTCTGGCGGAAGAGGGGCACAAAGGGGTGCTGGTGGTATCGCATCTGCCGCTGGTCGGCTATCTGGTGGCGGCATTGTGTCCGCAGGAAACGGCACCGATGTTTGCAACATCGTCTGTTGCCTGTATTGAACTGGATGATGACGGACGCGGCACACTGCTCTGGCACCGCGGTCCCGGACAGATTGACTGA
- the fadJ gene encoding fatty acid oxidation complex subunit alpha FadJ has product MMTQHDETPSAFRLTVRPDHTGVITVDVPGEKVNTLKAEFAAQFEAVLRDARQIPGLRAMVIISGKPDTFIAGADIHMIAGCTEAAQAQALSESGQRLFNLIENYPLPVVAAIHGSCLGGGLELAMACHSRVVTDSDKTRLGLPEVQLGLLPGSGGTQRLPGLIGLVAALDMMLTGRQLRAKQAVKMRLADDIVPPDILLETAVARALSVNPARRAPVPFRQRLEKMKGLRDIIFRITRSQVHRRSGGHYPAAEQIIDVVQCGLEKGREAGFKAEAAAFGKLAVTPVSGALRHLFFASTALKKESADGVKPAELHHVAVLGGGLMGAGIAAITRQRAGLPVRIKDVSQEGANKALAFFWQHLSKQVKRRRLSPRERTQLMSGMTGTTDYRGFHRIDFVAEAVFESLALKQQMIAEIEAVTSPDTIFASNTSSLPIRDIAARASRPEKVIGLHYFSPAEKMPLAEIIPHEGTDAVTLATTLQLARRQGKTAIVVGDKAGFYVNRILAPYITEALRCLTEGEPPEKIDKALTDFGFPIGPVALLDEVGIDVGTKIMPVLEAAFGERFALPPQLDALFRDNRLGRKNKRGFYDYTPLPWWKRCGRKAPRKADKAIYPLLGITVQECLTSQEITERCLMMMLNEAVRTLDEQVIRSPADGDAGAVFGIGFPPFLGGPFYYMDSMSAVVMTEKLTALAARYGGRFTPCEALQQRAADNRRFY; this is encoded by the coding sequence ATGATGACACAACATGATGAAACACCTTCTGCCTTCCGCCTGACCGTGCGTCCGGATCACACCGGGGTCATTACTGTCGATGTCCCCGGTGAAAAAGTGAATACCCTGAAGGCGGAGTTTGCCGCACAGTTTGAGGCGGTACTGCGTGATGCCCGGCAAATCCCGGGATTACGGGCAATGGTGATTATCTCCGGTAAACCGGATACGTTTATCGCCGGTGCGGACATTCATATGATCGCCGGATGCACAGAGGCCGCACAGGCGCAGGCACTGTCTGAATCCGGACAGCGGTTATTTAATCTGATTGAAAACTATCCTCTGCCGGTCGTGGCGGCGATTCACGGCAGCTGTCTCGGCGGCGGACTTGAGCTGGCCATGGCTTGTCACAGCCGTGTTGTCACAGACAGTGATAAAACCCGGCTCGGGCTGCCGGAAGTTCAACTGGGGCTGTTACCCGGCTCCGGCGGTACACAACGTCTTCCTGGCCTGATCGGGCTGGTGGCCGCCCTGGATATGATGCTGACCGGGCGGCAGTTACGGGCAAAGCAGGCAGTCAAAATGCGGCTGGCCGATGATATTGTTCCGCCGGACATTTTACTGGAAACAGCGGTGGCTCGTGCTTTGTCGGTAAATCCGGCACGGCGGGCCCCGGTACCTTTCCGGCAGAGACTGGAAAAAATGAAGGGGCTGCGGGATATCATCTTTCGTATAACCCGCAGTCAGGTTCACCGCCGCAGTGGCGGACACTATCCGGCGGCTGAACAGATTATTGACGTGGTGCAGTGCGGCCTTGAAAAAGGCCGGGAGGCCGGGTTTAAAGCCGAAGCCGCGGCATTCGGTAAACTGGCGGTTACCCCGGTATCCGGTGCACTCCGTCATCTCTTTTTTGCCTCAACCGCACTGAAAAAAGAGTCTGCCGATGGGGTAAAACCCGCAGAACTGCATCATGTGGCGGTGCTGGGCGGCGGGCTGATGGGGGCGGGAATTGCCGCGATTACCCGTCAGCGCGCAGGGCTTCCGGTCAGAATCAAAGATGTTTCGCAGGAAGGGGCAAATAAAGCACTGGCTTTTTTCTGGCAGCATCTGAGCAAACAGGTTAAACGCAGACGGCTCTCCCCGCGTGAGCGGACACAACTGATGAGCGGCATGACCGGCACTACGGATTACCGGGGATTTCACCGCATTGATTTTGTGGCGGAAGCGGTTTTCGAATCGCTGGCACTGAAACAACAGATGATTGCTGAGATCGAGGCAGTGACATCACCGGATACTATTTTTGCCTCGAACACCTCGTCACTGCCTATCCGTGATATTGCCGCCAGGGCATCACGGCCTGAAAAGGTGATTGGTTTACATTATTTCAGCCCGGCCGAAAAAATGCCGCTGGCGGAGATTATCCCCCATGAAGGCACTGATGCGGTGACACTGGCAACCACGCTGCAACTGGCGCGCAGACAGGGAAAAACAGCGATTGTGGTTGGTGATAAAGCCGGGTTTTATGTTAACCGGATTCTGGCACCTTATATTACAGAAGCGTTACGTTGTCTGACGGAAGGTGAACCGCCGGAAAAAATTGATAAAGCGCTGACTGATTTCGGTTTTCCGATCGGGCCGGTAGCACTGCTGGACGAAGTGGGCATTGATGTCGGTACAAAAATTATGCCGGTGCTGGAAGCCGCATTTGGTGAGCGGTTTGCACTGCCGCCGCAGCTGGATGCGCTTTTCCGTGACAACCGGCTGGGCAGGAAAAACAAACGCGGATTTTATGATTACACCCCGTTACCGTGGTGGAAACGCTGTGGCCGCAAGGCACCGCGTAAAGCGGATAAAGCGATTTATCCGTTGCTGGGTATCACCGTACAGGAGTGTCTGACATCACAGGAAATCACAGAGCGCTGCCTGATGATGATGTTAAATGAGGCTGTAAGGACGCTGGATGAACAGGTTATCCGTTCACCGGCGGACGGGGATGCCGGCGCGGTGTTTGGTATTGGTTTTCCGCCATTCCTCGGCGGACCATTTTACTATATGGATAGTATGTCAGCCGTCGTTATGACAGAAAAACTGACGGCACTGGCGGCACGTTACGGTGGTCGCTTCACACCGTGTGAGGCATTACAGCAGCGGGCTGCGGATAACCGCCGTTTTTACTGA
- a CDS encoding YfcZ/YiiS family protein gives MTKKKLCSAEETAACCCVDVGTIIDNESCTSSFERVFASKADAEQMMAALTAKANAAASEPCKIHSEYKETADGVLLKADFTFSCQAETLIFELGLR, from the coding sequence CTGACGAAAAAAAAACTGTGCAGCGCAGAAGAAACCGCAGCATGCTGCTGTGTGGATGTAGGCACTATTATTGATAACGAAAGCTGCACCTCTTCTTTCGAGCGCGTATTTGCATCTAAAGCAGACGCTGAGCAGATGATGGCAGCACTGACTGCCAAAGCAAATGCAGCAGCATCTGAACCATGCAAAATCCACAGCGAATATAAAGAAACGGCTGACGGCGTTCTGCTGAAAGCGGATTTCACTTTCAGCTGCCAGGCTGAAACACTGATCTTTGAACTGGGTCTGCGTTAA
- the smrB gene encoding endonuclease SmrB yields MKKKTPLTDDDLNLFKEAISGTRKIRQDIVVHPKPRTSVTKIAPERLLQDQIDASFYFSDEYRPNLDMDGPARYLRENASPYELKKLRRGDYVPELFLDLHGLTQLQAKQEIGALIAAARRENTYCVCIMHGHGKHVLKQQTPLWLAQHPDVIAFHQAPKEWGGTAALLLLIEIAETARRE; encoded by the coding sequence ATGAAAAAGAAGACGCCCCTGACTGATGATGACCTGAACCTGTTTAAAGAGGCCATCAGCGGGACACGTAAAATCAGACAGGATATTGTGGTGCACCCGAAACCACGGACAAGTGTGACCAAAATTGCGCCTGAACGGCTGTTGCAGGATCAGATTGATGCCAGTTTTTATTTCTCAGATGAGTACCGCCCGAACCTGGATATGGACGGTCCGGCGCGCTATCTGCGGGAAAATGCCAGCCCGTATGAACTGAAAAAATTGCGTCGCGGGGATTATGTGCCGGAGCTGTTTTTGGATCTGCACGGACTGACTCAGCTTCAGGCCAAGCAGGAAATTGGTGCCCTGATAGCCGCAGCCCGCCGCGAAAACACCTATTGTGTCTGTATTATGCACGGGCACGGCAAGCATGTACTGAAACAACAGACACCATTATGGCTGGCACAACACCCGGATGTGATTGCCTTTCACCAGGCCCCTAAGGAATGGGGCGGCACCGCCGCATTACTGCTGCTGATTGAGATTGCTGAAACCGCCCGGCGCGAGTAA
- the fadI gene encoding acetyl-CoA C-acyltransferase FadI, with amino-acid sequence MKQAQAERIAVVDGLRTPFARQSTVYRDIPAVELGRAVVQELLFRQSFPAELVDLVVFGQVIQMPAAPNIAREIVLSTGLPVTTDAYSVTRACATSFQAIANAAQAIQCGQNQIAVAGGADSASVLPIGVSRKLAGVLLDLSKARKLPQKLRLLASLRPRDLLPVAPAVAEYSTGLRMGDTAEQMAKRYHISRQAQDAFAHQSHQAATQAWTSGVLRDEVMTARFPPFSQVCEEDNTLRKNSLPGSYAQLKPAFDKRHGTVTAANSTPLTDGAAAVLMMTETRARELGLTPLGFLRSYAFTGNAVQEDMLLGPSYAAPLALDRAGLTLSDLTLIDMHEAFAAQVLTNLHCFASEDFAREKLNRTSAIGEVDPARFNVLGGSIAYGHPFAATGARMVTQTLRELRRRGGGFAMTTACAAGGLGVAMIWETE; translated from the coding sequence ATGAAGCAGGCACAGGCAGAACGTATTGCAGTTGTTGACGGATTACGGACACCGTTTGCACGGCAGTCCACGGTATACCGTGATATCCCGGCGGTTGAACTTGGCCGGGCGGTGGTGCAGGAACTCCTTTTTCGCCAGTCATTTCCGGCAGAACTGGTTGACCTTGTCGTTTTCGGCCAGGTGATCCAAATGCCTGCCGCGCCCAATATTGCCCGTGAAATTGTGCTCAGTACCGGGTTGCCGGTAACCACAGATGCGTATTCAGTAACCCGTGCCTGTGCCACCAGTTTTCAGGCCATCGCCAATGCGGCACAGGCGATACAGTGCGGACAGAATCAGATAGCCGTCGCAGGCGGGGCAGATTCCGCCTCTGTGCTCCCGATTGGTGTATCACGCAAACTGGCCGGAGTATTGCTGGATCTCAGCAAAGCACGAAAATTGCCGCAGAAACTCCGGTTACTGGCCTCACTGCGGCCGCGCGACCTCCTGCCGGTTGCCCCGGCGGTGGCAGAATATTCCACCGGTCTACGCATGGGCGATACCGCCGAACAGATGGCAAAACGTTACCATATCAGCCGTCAGGCACAGGATGCGTTCGCCCATCAGTCACATCAGGCCGCCACGCAGGCGTGGACATCCGGTGTCCTGCGCGATGAGGTGATGACCGCCCGTTTTCCGCCGTTCAGTCAGGTTTGTGAAGAAGATAATACTTTACGGAAAAATTCCCTTCCCGGCAGCTATGCACAACTGAAACCGGCATTTGATAAACGTCACGGCACGGTGACCGCGGCAAACAGCACACCACTGACAGACGGCGCGGCAGCCGTACTGATGATGACCGAAACCCGCGCCCGTGAACTCGGGCTGACGCCGCTGGGCTTTTTGCGCAGTTATGCATTTACGGGTAACGCAGTGCAGGAAGATATGCTGCTGGGGCCGTCTTATGCCGCACCGCTGGCACTTGATCGCGCTGGTCTGACATTGTCTGACCTGACACTGATTGATATGCATGAAGCTTTTGCAGCCCAGGTTCTGACTAATCTGCACTGTTTTGCCAGTGAGGACTTTGCCCGTGAAAAACTCAACCGGACATCGGCAATTGGTGAGGTGGATCCGGCGCGGTTTAATGTGCTCGGCGGGTCAATTGCTTACGGGCATCCTTTTGCGGCTACCGGTGCCCGGATGGTGACACAGACACTGCGGGAGCTGCGGCGGCGGGGCGGCGGTTTTGCAATGACCACGGCCTGTGCGGCGGGCGGACTCGGCGTGGCGATGATCTGGGAAACAGAATAA